A genomic window from Lentibacter algarum includes:
- a CDS encoding trypsin-like peptidase domain-containing protein — protein MLRLFVMIFALGAAPLLAETRVPTSQAEIGLGFAPLVKAAAPAVVNIYVKRVVQTRSSPFQNDPLFADMFRNFGELKPRVQNSLGSGVILSSDGYVVSNYHVVGEATDIRVVLNDRREFEARVVLADEESDLALLQLEDASGMPHLSLRDSDTVDVGELVLAIGNPFGVGQTVSSGIVSGLARSGGAMGSARGYFIQTDAPINPGNSGGALIDVNGALIGVNTRIVSRSGGSNGIGFAIPAKLVKAFMEQAEAGNTRFERPWAGINGQVVDGDIAESIGLRVPSGIMITEMHSESPFFKAGIAAGDVILSVDEQAVNTPSEMIFRMSVVGIGEDVKVTFFREQEINSRAVTLMSAPDVPARAPVVTGDETPMPEVTLININPRVLAQFGLPLSSDGVVVAETGPYGARAGLRAGDVIAEINGARVSDTREALRKLEASGRWLGLLIVRGGKPLQLKFRL, from the coding sequence ATGTTAAGACTTTTTGTGATGATCTTCGCTTTGGGAGCGGCGCCTCTGCTGGCCGAAACGCGTGTGCCGACGAGCCAAGCCGAGATTGGCCTCGGGTTTGCGCCGCTTGTGAAGGCCGCTGCGCCCGCTGTTGTGAATATATACGTCAAACGCGTGGTGCAGACGCGGTCTAGCCCGTTTCAGAATGATCCGCTCTTTGCCGATATGTTTCGCAACTTTGGCGAGCTGAAGCCGCGGGTCCAAAATTCGCTTGGCTCGGGGGTCATCCTGTCGAGCGATGGGTATGTGGTTTCAAACTATCATGTGGTGGGTGAGGCGACAGATATTCGCGTGGTGCTCAATGACCGCAGAGAATTTGAGGCGCGGGTTGTTCTTGCTGATGAGGAAAGCGACTTGGCGCTTTTGCAGCTTGAGGACGCGAGCGGCATGCCGCATCTCAGCCTGCGTGACAGTGATACTGTCGATGTTGGCGAACTGGTTCTGGCGATCGGGAACCCGTTTGGTGTTGGGCAGACTGTCAGCTCGGGGATTGTGTCGGGCTTGGCGCGTTCTGGCGGGGCAATGGGCTCGGCGCGTGGGTATTTCATTCAGACAGATGCGCCGATCAATCCGGGCAATTCGGGTGGGGCTTTGATTGATGTGAATGGCGCTTTGATTGGCGTGAATACGCGGATTGTGAGCCGCTCGGGTGGCTCAAATGGTATCGGATTTGCGATTCCTGCGAAGCTTGTGAAGGCGTTCATGGAGCAGGCCGAAGCAGGCAACACGCGTTTTGAACGGCCTTGGGCGGGAATCAACGGACAAGTTGTGGACGGCGATATTGCAGAGAGCATTGGGCTACGGGTTCCAAGCGGGATTATGATCACAGAGATGCACAGCGAGAGCCCGTTCTTTAAGGCAGGGATCGCGGCGGGGGATGTTATTTTGTCAGTCGATGAACAGGCTGTGAACACGCCGTCTGAGATGATCTTTCGGATGAGCGTTGTCGGGATTGGTGAAGATGTGAAGGTGACATTTTTCCGTGAGCAGGAGATCAACAGCCGTGCTGTCACATTGATGAGCGCGCCAGATGTGCCTGCGCGCGCGCCTGTGGTGACAGGCGATGAAACGCCGATGCCTGAGGTGACGCTGATCAATATCAATCCGAGGGTTTTGGCGCAGTTTGGTTTGCCTTTGTCTTCCGATGGTGTGGTTGTGGCCGAAACGGGGCCTTATGGCGCACGTGCAGGTCTGCGCGCGGGTGATGTGATCGCTGAGATCAACGGCGCGCGGGTCTCAGACACAAGGGAGGCGCTGCGTAAGCTTGAAGCCTCTGGCCGCTGGCTCGGTTTGCTTATTGTGCGGGGCGGTAAGCCGCTTCAGCTCAAGTTCAGGCTCTGA
- the rpsK gene encoding 30S ribosomal protein S11, with protein sequence MARDTKRTKRKVSKNIATGVAHVNSSFNNTKILISDVQGNAIAWSSSGTMGFKGSRKSTPYAAQMAAEDAGRKAQEHGVKTLEVEVQGPGSGRESALRALAAVGFNITSIRDVTPMAHNGCRPPKRRRV encoded by the coding sequence ATGGCACGTGATACAAAACGCACCAAGCGTAAGGTCTCCAAGAACATCGCCACAGGTGTGGCGCATGTTAACTCGTCCTTCAACAACACCAAGATCCTGATCTCGGATGTTCAAGGCAACGCAATTGCATGGTCTTCTTCAGGCACAATGGGCTTTAAGGGCTCACGTAAGTCTACGCCTTATGCGGCGCAGATGGCTGCTGAAGATGCAGGCCGCAAGGCACAAGAGCACGGCGTCAAGACGCTTGAAGTTGAAGTTCAGGGCCCAGGCTCTGGCCGTGAATCAGCGCTCCGTGCGTTGGCGGCTGTTGGCTTCAACATCACGTCGATCCGTGACGTGACGCCTATGGCACACAACGGCTGCCGCCCACCAAAGCGTCGCCGCGTATAA
- a CDS encoding ATP12 family protein, producing the protein MSEWKMKRFWSEVTPKPVEGGFAIELDGRGVKTPAKTALIVPNAVLAERVAQEWRAVEAEIDPSKMPYTRSANAAIDKVAVQHSEVAGLIADYAGTDLLCYRAESPIELQERQAAAWDGALDWARERFGLELSIATGVMPVRQADASLARALELCEAMSAFSLTAFHDLVSMSGSFVLGLRAAEGCDTAENLWNTSRIDETWQEEQWGVDDEASEMAALKMTQFRHAYAFYHACVRP; encoded by the coding sequence ATGAGCGAATGGAAAATGAAGCGCTTTTGGAGCGAAGTGACGCCAAAGCCCGTTGAGGGTGGATTTGCTATCGAGCTTGACGGACGAGGTGTGAAGACGCCTGCCAAGACGGCTTTGATTGTGCCGAATGCCGTTCTGGCTGAGCGAGTCGCGCAAGAGTGGCGTGCCGTTGAGGCCGAGATTGACCCATCAAAAATGCCCTATACCCGCTCCGCCAATGCGGCGATTGATAAGGTGGCCGTGCAGCATAGCGAAGTGGCGGGGCTGATCGCTGATTATGCGGGAACCGACCTGCTTTGCTATCGCGCCGAATCGCCTATCGAGCTGCAAGAGCGTCAGGCCGCCGCATGGGACGGCGCTTTGGATTGGGCGCGCGAGCGATTTGGACTTGAGCTGTCGATTGCGACGGGTGTGATGCCTGTCAGGCAAGCGGACGCGAGTCTTGCACGGGCGCTTGAGCTCTGTGAGGCGATGAGTGCGTTTTCTTTGACGGCGTTTCACGATCTGGTCAGTATGAGCGGATCTTTTGTCTTGGGGCTGAGGGCGGCAGAGGGCTGTGATACGGCTGAAAACTTATGGAATACCTCACGAATCGACGAAACTTGGCAGGAAGAGCAATGGGGTGTTGATGATGAGGCCAGCGAAATGGCAGCGCTCAAGATGACTCAATTCCGACATGCCTATGCGTTTTACCATGCATGCGTAAGGCCTTGA
- the crcB gene encoding fluoride efflux transporter CrcB, with translation MLTSLLHVALGGALGASARYLVGVGAVRFLGHGFPWATLVVNVLGSLAMGALVVLLAQKDATRLAPLLMTGLLGGFTTFSAFSLDAVTLYERGQVGAAAVYVAVSVVFSIGALFAGMTLMKGALQ, from the coding sequence ATGTTGACATCACTTTTACATGTAGCTCTTGGCGGGGCCCTTGGCGCGAGTGCGCGTTACTTGGTTGGCGTGGGGGCCGTTCGATTTTTGGGCCATGGCTTTCCTTGGGCGACCTTGGTGGTCAATGTCCTTGGTAGCCTTGCGATGGGCGCGCTTGTGGTGCTTTTGGCCCAGAAGGATGCGACCCGCTTGGCGCCTTTGTTGATGACGGGGCTGCTTGGCGGCTTTACGACGTTTTCGGCGTTTTCGCTTGATGCCGTCACGCTCTATGAGCGGGGACAGGTCGGCGCGGCGGCGGTATATGTTGCGGTGTCTGTGGTGTTCTCAATCGGCGCGCTGTTTGCGGGTATGACCCTTATGAAAGGAGCCCTCCAATGA
- a CDS encoding DNA-directed RNA polymerase subunit alpha → MIHKNWQELIKPTQLDVKPGNDPSRQATLVAEPLERGFGLTLGNALRRILMSSLQGAAITSVQIDNVLHEFSSVAGVREDVTDIVLNLKGVAVRMDVEGPKRVSINAKGPGVVTAGDISDSAGIEILNRDHLICHLDDGADLYMELTVNTGKGYVAADKNKPEDAPIGLMPIDAIFSPVKRVSYDVQPTREGQVLDYDKLTMKIETDGSVTPDDAMAYAARILQDQLSIFVNFDEPEAAGRQEEDDGLEFNPLLLKKVDELELSVRSANCLKNDNIVYIGDLIQKTEAEMLRTPNFGRKSLNEIKEVLSGMGLHLGMDVEDWPPDNIEDLAKKFEDAF, encoded by the coding sequence ATGATCCATAAGAATTGGCAGGAACTGATCAAGCCGACACAGCTTGATGTAAAGCCAGGCAACGACCCGTCGCGTCAGGCGACGCTGGTTGCAGAGCCGCTTGAGCGTGGCTTTGGTCTGACGCTCGGCAACGCCCTGCGCCGTATTCTGATGAGCTCGCTGCAAGGCGCGGCCATTACGTCGGTACAGATCGACAACGTATTGCACGAGTTCTCAAGTGTTGCTGGTGTGCGTGAAGACGTCACCGACATCGTCTTGAACCTCAAAGGCGTCGCCGTTCGTATGGACGTCGAAGGCCCAAAGCGTGTTTCTATCAATGCCAAAGGCCCAGGTGTTGTCACTGCCGGTGACATTTCTGACAGCGCTGGTATCGAAATCCTGAACCGTGACCACCTGATCTGCCACCTTGATGATGGCGCCGATCTCTACATGGAGCTGACTGTCAACACTGGCAAAGGCTATGTGGCTGCGGATAAGAACAAGCCAGAAGACGCGCCTATCGGCCTTATGCCGATCGATGCGATCTTCTCACCTGTGAAGCGCGTCAGCTATGACGTTCAGCCCACACGTGAAGGTCAGGTTCTGGACTATGACAAACTCACGATGAAAATCGAAACAGACGGCTCGGTGACGCCTGATGACGCGATGGCTTATGCTGCGCGCATCTTGCAAGACCAGCTTTCTATCTTCGTGAACTTCGATGAGCCTGAGGCCGCTGGCCGTCAGGAAGAAGACGATGGTCTCGAGTTCAACCCACTTCTCCTGAAGAAAGTGGACGAGCTGGAACTGTCTGTTCGTTCGGCAAACTGCCTGAAGAACGACAACATCGTTTACATCGGCGATCTGATCCAGAAAACCGAAGCCGAAATGCTGCGCACGCCAAACTTTGGCCGCAAGTCGCTGAACGAGATCAAGGAAGTGCTTTCGGGCATGGGCTTGCACCTCGGCATGGACGTAGAAGACTGGCCACCAGACAATATCGAAGATCTGGCGAAGAAATTCGAAGACGCCTTTTAA
- a CDS encoding HAD-IA family hydrolase, with translation MRVVIFDVDGTLVDSQDDICAAMGAAFASVGADVPSRAEICSIVGLSLPEAMAVLAPERAADHVALVEGYKASYMSLRAEKGTAESSPLYDGALAALERLRAEDETLLAVATGKSRRGLDKLLQGHGLTGYFVSEQVADFHPSKPHPAMLEAVLRDTGLAPHQAVMVGDTRFDMEMARAAGIATIGVRWGYHAPETLGADRLIGHFDELYDAVNALLGVSA, from the coding sequence ATGAGAGTAGTGATCTTTGATGTCGATGGAACACTCGTCGACAGCCAAGATGATATTTGCGCCGCCATGGGCGCGGCTTTTGCGAGCGTGGGCGCGGATGTGCCGAGCCGCGCGGAGATCTGCTCGATTGTTGGTCTGTCGTTGCCTGAGGCGATGGCTGTGCTTGCGCCTGAACGCGCGGCCGATCATGTGGCGCTCGTAGAGGGCTATAAGGCATCCTATATGAGCCTGCGGGCCGAGAAGGGGACGGCCGAATCGTCTCCGCTATATGACGGGGCTTTGGCTGCTTTGGAGCGCTTGCGGGCGGAGGATGAAACGCTTTTGGCCGTGGCGACAGGCAAGTCGCGGCGCGGCCTTGATAAGCTTTTGCAAGGCCATGGGCTAACGGGGTATTTTGTTTCCGAGCAAGTGGCGGATTTTCATCCATCCAAGCCGCATCCTGCGATGCTTGAGGCTGTGTTGCGGGACACGGGGCTTGCGCCGCATCAGGCTGTGATGGTGGGCGACACCCGATTTGATATGGAAATGGCGCGGGCGGCAGGGATTGCCACTATCGGTGTCCGGTGGGGATACCATGCGCCTGAGACACTTGGCGCGGACAGGCTGATTGGCCATTTTGACGAGCTTTATGACGCGGTAAACGCGCTGTTGGGAGTATCTGCATGA
- the rpsM gene encoding 30S ribosomal protein S13 — MARIAGVNIPTNKRVPIALTYITGIGNTSAKAICEAVGIDATRRINELSDAEVLAVREHIDANYMVEGDLRRETSMNIKRAMDLGSYRGLRHRRNLPVRGQRTHTNARTRKGPAKAIAGKKK, encoded by the coding sequence ATGGCACGTATCGCCGGCGTAAACATCCCGACCAATAAACGGGTCCCGATCGCCCTCACATATATCACTGGTATTGGTAACACTTCTGCCAAAGCCATCTGCGAAGCTGTTGGCATTGATGCCACACGTCGTATTAACGAGCTTTCCGACGCCGAAGTATTGGCTGTTCGTGAGCACATCGATGCGAACTACATGGTTGAAGGCGATCTTCGCCGTGAGACCTCTATGAACATCAAGCGCGCAATGGACCTTGGCTCATACCGTGGTCTTCGTCACCGCCGCAACTTGCCTGTTCGTGGTCAGCGCACGCATACCAATGCGCGCACCCGTAAAGGCCCGGCGAAAGCAATCGCCGGCAAGAAGAAATAA
- the rplQ gene encoding 50S ribosomal protein L17: MRHARGYRRLNRTHEHRKALFANMAGSLIEHEQIKTTLPKAKELRPIIEKLITLGKRGDLHARRQAASQLKQDAYVAKLFEILGPRYKDRQGGYVRIMKAGFRYGDMAPMAIIEFVERDVNAKGANDKARVAAEDAAAE; this comes from the coding sequence ATGCGTCACGCACGTGGATACCGCCGCCTGAACCGCACACATGAGCACCGCAAGGCGCTCTTTGCAAACATGGCAGGCTCGCTCATCGAACATGAGCAAATCAAAACAACTTTGCCAAAAGCAAAAGAACTGCGTCCGATCATCGAAAAGCTGATCACGCTCGGCAAGCGCGGCGATCTGCACGCGCGCCGTCAGGCCGCAAGCCAACTTAAGCAAGACGCTTATGTTGCGAAACTTTTCGAAATCCTCGGCCCACGCTACAAAGACCGTCAAGGCGGCTATGTGCGCATCATGAAAGCGGGCTTCCGCTATGGTGACATGGCGCCAATGGCGATCATCGAATTCGTAGAGCGCGACGTCAACGCAAAGGGCGCAAACGACAAAGCCCGCGTTGCTGCTGAAGACGCTGCTGCCGAATAA
- the secY gene encoding preprotein translocase subunit SecY: MVSAAEQMAANTSWGTLFKASDLRSRILFTLGLLIVYRLGTFIPVPGIDGAALREFMEQAGQGIGGMVSMFTGGALGRMGIFALGIMPYISASIIVQLLTSMVPALEQLKKEGEQGRKKINQYTRFGTVALATLQSYGLAVSIFGGDLVQPDLPYWFFVTSCMVTLIGGTMFLMWLGEQITARGIGNGISLIIFVGIIAEVPAALAQFFSQGRSGAISPAVLIAVILMVVGTIMFVVFMERALRKIHIQYPRRQVGMKMYDGGSSHLPVKVNPAGVIPAIFASSLLLLPTTISTFSAQGSTGPVMSWLLAFFGPGQPLYLLFFAGMIVFFAYFYTFNVSFKPDEVADNLKNQSGFVPGVRPGKKTAEYLEYVVNRILVLGAAYLAAVCLLPEFLRGQFTIPFYFGGTSVLIVVSVTMDTIQQVQSHLLAHQYEGLIERSQLSGKGRKRKRKGTTRR, encoded by the coding sequence ATGGTATCCGCCGCAGAACAAATGGCCGCCAACACGAGCTGGGGGACGCTTTTTAAAGCTTCTGATCTGCGCTCGCGTATCCTTTTCACCCTTGGTTTGCTGATCGTTTATCGCCTTGGCACGTTTATTCCCGTACCGGGCATCGACGGCGCGGCGCTTCGTGAGTTTATGGAGCAGGCTGGGCAGGGCATCGGCGGGATGGTCTCGATGTTTACGGGCGGTGCGCTCGGACGGATGGGCATCTTTGCGCTCGGCATTATGCCTTATATCTCCGCGAGCATTATTGTTCAGCTTCTGACGTCGATGGTTCCTGCACTGGAGCAGTTGAAAAAAGAGGGCGAACAGGGCCGTAAAAAAATCAACCAATACACACGCTTCGGGACAGTTGCTCTGGCAACTCTGCAGTCCTACGGGCTTGCTGTGAGTATTTTTGGCGGCGATCTTGTGCAGCCGGATCTGCCCTATTGGTTCTTTGTGACCTCTTGCATGGTGACGCTGATCGGCGGCACGATGTTCCTGATGTGGCTCGGTGAGCAGATCACTGCACGCGGGATTGGCAACGGGATTTCACTTATTATTTTCGTTGGCATCATTGCCGAAGTGCCTGCTGCTTTGGCGCAGTTCTTTAGCCAAGGTCGCTCTGGCGCAATCAGCCCAGCAGTTCTTATTGCTGTGATCTTGATGGTTGTTGGCACGATTATGTTTGTGGTGTTCATGGAGCGCGCCCTGCGCAAGATCCACATCCAATATCCGCGCCGCCAAGTTGGCATGAAGATGTATGACGGCGGCTCAAGCCACTTGCCTGTCAAGGTTAACCCTGCGGGTGTTATTCCTGCGATCTTCGCGAGCTCGCTTCTTTTGCTTCCAACAACGATCAGTACGTTCAGCGCACAGGGGTCAACTGGCCCAGTGATGTCTTGGCTCTTGGCGTTCTTTGGCCCAGGTCAGCCGCTTTACCTTTTGTTCTTCGCGGGCATGATCGTGTTTTTTGCGTATTTTTATACGTTCAATGTGAGCTTCAAGCCTGATGAAGTTGCGGACAATCTCAAGAACCAGTCCGGCTTTGTCCCCGGTGTGCGCCCCGGCAAGAAAACGGCGGAGTATCTGGAGTATGTCGTGAACCGTATTCTGGTGCTTGGTGCGGCTTACCTTGCGGCAGTTTGTCTCCTTCCTGAGTTTCTGCGTGGTCAATTCACAATTCCGTTCTATTTTGGCGGCACATCGGTGCTGATTGTTGTGTCCGTGACTATGGACACAATCCAGCAAGTGCAGAGCCACTTGCTTGCGCACCAATATGAAGGTTTGATCGAAAGATCGCAGCTTTCTGGCAAGGGCCGGAAGCGCAAACGTAAAGGGACTACACGGCGATGA
- a CDS encoding replication-associated recombination protein A, translating to MADLFDSAPEGGRAKAGPRPLADKLRPKTLGELIGQPKVIGPDAPLTVMLASGTLTSLVFWGPPGVGKTTIARLLADETDLHFVQISAIFSGVADLKKVFEAAKHRHANGQGTLLFVDEIHRFNKAQQDGFLPFMEDGTILLVGATTENPSFELNAALLSRAQVLVLERLGLADLEKLAQRAEKELGRALPLDGHAREALLEMADGDGRALLGLIEQVNAWSLTGKLDREALAKRLMRRAAKYDKSGDEHYNLISALHKSVRGSDPDAALYWFARMLEGGEDPRFLARRLTRMAVEDIGLADMQAQDVCLQSWQTYERLGSPEGELALAQAVIYLALAPKSNAAYVAYKGARKEAKRTGSEPPPKHILNAPTSLMSDQGYGAGYAYDHDAENGFSGQNYFPETMKRPVLYQPVERGFERELKKRIDWFAKQRLSRQKAGKT from the coding sequence ATGGCGGATCTGTTTGACAGCGCGCCCGAAGGCGGCAGAGCGAAGGCGGGGCCACGCCCCTTGGCAGACAAGCTGCGGCCCAAGACGCTTGGCGAATTGATCGGTCAGCCTAAAGTGATCGGCCCTGATGCACCGCTGACGGTCATGCTGGCGTCAGGCACGCTGACCTCGCTTGTCTTTTGGGGGCCGCCTGGTGTGGGCAAGACGACGATTGCGCGGCTTTTGGCGGATGAAACTGATCTGCATTTTGTCCAGATCAGCGCAATCTTCTCGGGTGTCGCGGACTTGAAGAAAGTCTTTGAGGCGGCCAAGCACAGGCACGCCAACGGACAGGGAACGCTTCTGTTTGTGGATGAAATCCATCGCTTCAACAAAGCCCAGCAGGACGGCTTTTTGCCCTTCATGGAGGACGGTACGATCCTGCTTGTCGGTGCGACAACCGAAAACCCAAGCTTTGAGCTGAATGCGGCTTTGCTGTCGCGGGCGCAGGTTTTGGTGTTGGAGCGCTTGGGGCTGGCTGATCTTGAGAAGCTTGCACAGCGCGCCGAGAAGGAGCTGGGACGTGCGTTGCCGCTTGATGGCCATGCGCGTGAGGCATTGCTTGAGATGGCCGATGGCGACGGGCGGGCTTTGCTTGGCTTGATTGAGCAGGTCAATGCTTGGAGCCTTACGGGGAAGCTTGACCGCGAGGCGCTGGCCAAGCGGCTGATGCGGCGAGCGGCAAAATACGACAAATCGGGCGATGAGCACTACAACCTGATTTCTGCGCTGCACAAATCTGTGCGCGGATCGGACCCAGACGCTGCGCTCTATTGGTTTGCGCGGATGCTGGAAGGCGGGGAAGACCCACGGTTTCTGGCGCGGCGCCTGACGCGGATGGCGGTGGAAGACATCGGGCTGGCAGACATGCAGGCGCAGGATGTTTGTTTGCAAAGCTGGCAGACTTATGAGCGCCTTGGGAGTCCAGAAGGGGAACTCGCACTGGCGCAAGCGGTGATTTATCTGGCCCTCGCGCCAAAATCTAACGCCGCCTACGTCGCTTACAAGGGGGCACGTAAGGAGGCCAAGCGCACTGGCAGTGAGCCGCCACCCAAGCATATCCTCAATGCACCTACATCGCTTATGTCGGATCAGGGCTATGGCGCGGGCTATGCCTATGACCACGATGCGGAAAACGGATTCTCGGGACAAAACTACTTCCCCGAGACTATGAAGCGGCCTGTGCTTTATCAGCCTGTTGAGCGCGGGTTTGAACGAGAACTCAAAAAACGGATCGATTGGTTCGCAAAACAGCGGCTTTCGCGGCAAAAAGCTGGCAAAACTTGA
- a CDS encoding adenylate kinase — protein MNIILLGPPGAGKGTQAAKLVEERNMIQLSTGDMLREAKTSGTEMGKKVAAIMDAGELVTDEIVIGLIREKLEGDKKGGFIFDGFPRTLPQADALADLLDEKGESLDVVIEMQVNDEVLVERILNRAAEAVAAGGEARADDNAESLKVRLMAYYKQTAPLIGYYYAKGQLTSVDGLGEIEAVKADIAKALA, from the coding sequence ATGAATATTATCCTACTCGGACCACCCGGAGCCGGCAAAGGCACGCAAGCAGCAAAACTTGTTGAAGAGCGCAATATGATTCAGCTCTCGACAGGCGACATGCTCCGTGAGGCGAAGACTTCGGGCACCGAGATGGGTAAAAAAGTTGCCGCTATCATGGATGCGGGAGAGCTTGTCACCGACGAGATCGTGATTGGCCTTATTCGCGAGAAGCTTGAAGGCGATAAAAAGGGTGGTTTCATTTTTGATGGCTTCCCACGCACGTTGCCTCAGGCTGACGCTTTGGCGGATCTTCTCGACGAGAAAGGCGAGAGCCTTGATGTAGTGATCGAAATGCAGGTCAATGATGAGGTGCTCGTTGAGCGTATCCTCAACCGTGCTGCCGAAGCTGTCGCCGCCGGTGGCGAAGCGCGTGCAGACGACAACGCCGAAAGCCTCAAGGTTCGCCTCATGGCGTACTACAAACAGACAGCGCCGCTGATTGGCTATTACTATGCTAAAGGCCAGCTGACCTCTGTTGATGGGCTTGGCGAGATCGAGGCTGTTAAGGCTGATATTGCGAAGGCTTTGGCGTAA
- a CDS encoding RluA family pseudouridine synthase, which translates to MSGVQMITVEAGEGDQRLDRWLKRRFPMLKQGQIEKMCRKGDLRVEGGRVKTSTRVEEGQNVRIPPLPETPAPEYEPPSKISAADTKMIQSCVMYKDDQMIVLNKPTGLPTQGGSKQLKHVDGLAEALKFGFDEKPRLVHRLDKDTSGILVLARTRLAAKTLTEAFRHRETRKIYWAAVAGVPNPRMGMIRWGLVKAAGHGAKGEGEKMMCVHPRAVDRTEGAKRAQTDFMVLENAGQRCAWVAMVPVTGRTHQLRAHMAELGHPIIGDGKYGGSSQENLGDGWGAQLGGGLSKKLHLHARYLRIEHPETRKVMEFRAPLPEHMEETWDTFQWVESDALSDPTEEMS; encoded by the coding sequence ATGAGCGGCGTTCAAATGATTACTGTAGAGGCTGGCGAAGGCGACCAGCGTCTGGACCGCTGGTTGAAGCGGCGCTTTCCGATGCTCAAGCAGGGGCAGATCGAAAAGATGTGCCGCAAGGGTGATTTGCGTGTTGAAGGTGGGCGGGTGAAGACCTCGACCCGCGTTGAAGAGGGCCAGAATGTGCGCATACCGCCGCTGCCTGAAACGCCCGCGCCCGAATATGAGCCTCCGAGCAAGATTTCGGCGGCTGACACCAAGATGATCCAGTCTTGCGTGATGTATAAAGACGATCAGATGATCGTGCTGAACAAGCCGACAGGGCTTCCGACGCAGGGCGGCTCAAAGCAGCTGAAGCATGTCGACGGGCTGGCCGAGGCTTTGAAGTTTGGTTTTGATGAAAAACCACGGCTTGTGCACCGTTTGGATAAAGATACCTCGGGTATTCTGGTTCTGGCGCGTACGCGGCTTGCTGCGAAAACGTTGACCGAGGCGTTCCGCCACCGTGAGACTCGTAAGATCTACTGGGCCGCTGTCGCAGGTGTACCCAATCCGCGCATGGGCATGATCCGCTGGGGGCTTGTGAAGGCTGCGGGGCATGGCGCCAAGGGCGAGGGCGAAAAGATGATGTGTGTGCATCCGCGCGCCGTGGACCGTACGGAAGGCGCAAAGCGCGCCCAGACCGATTTTATGGTTCTGGAAAATGCGGGCCAGCGTTGTGCTTGGGTTGCGATGGTTCCTGTGACGGGACGTACGCACCAGCTCCGAGCGCATATGGCGGAACTTGGACATCCGATCATTGGCGATGGAAAGTATGGCGGCTCAAGCCAAGAGAACCTTGGTGACGGCTGGGGCGCGCAGCTTGGCGGCGGGCTGAGCAAAAAGCTGCATCTTCACGCACGCTATTTGCGGATCGAGCATCCAGAGACACGCAAGGTGATGGAATTCCGTGCGCCTTTGCCTGAGCATATGGAAGAGACATGGGACACGTTTCAGTGGGTTGAGAGCGATGCGCTGTCTGATCCGACTGAGGAGATGTCATGA